A single window of Aspergillus oryzae RIB40 DNA, chromosome 8 DNA harbors:
- a CDS encoding uncharacterized protein (predicted protein), producing the protein MDSLQNHTAIPNPTVFPLDILSGFHYTFLIRNPRQSIPSLYQCSIPPKSHITGWNGFKATDAGYAELRILFDYLVQVQIIGPGTGNDICIVDADDLLADPEGIVEEYCCSVGIPYDPRSLHWGAEKDQQRARDIFQNWIPFHDAALKSTSLNPQPPRVTTLEDDIAEWTEKFGAEAAMLIHQNVEDNMEDYLYLKQFAIKT; encoded by the exons ATGGATTCCTTGCAAAATCATACTGCTATTCCTAACCCAACTGTCTTCCCTCTAGATATTCTTTCCGGCTTCCATTACACCTTCTTAATCCGGAACCCTCGACAGAGTATCCCCAGTCTCTACCAATGCTCTATCCCACCGAAGTCCCACATCACCGGGTGGAACGGGTTCAAAGCGACCGATGCGGGCTACGCGGAGCTACGTATTCTGTTTGACTATCTTGTGCAGGTTCAGATCATTGGTCCCGGAACCGGGAACGATATCTGCATTGTTGATGCCGATGATCTCTTGGCGGATCCCGAGGGGATCGTTGAAGAGTACTGCTGTTCTGTTGGGATCCCTTACGACCCTCGGTCCTTGCACTGGGGAGCAGAAAAAGATCAACAGCGAGCTCgtgatatcttccagaacTGGATCCCGTTCCATGATGCAGCACTGAAGAGTACTTCACTCAATCCCCAGCCTCCG CGAGTTACAACCCTTGAAGATGACATTGCCGAATGGACCGAGAAGTTTGGGGCCGAGGCCGCCATGCTCATCCACCAGAATGTCGAGGACAATATGGAAGACTACCTGTACCTGAAACAATTCGCCATCAAAACCTGA